A segment of the Cohnella algarum genome:
AAGGACACGATCGTCGGCTTCGATATCGAGATCGCCAAGGAGATCGCCAATGATCTGGGCGCGGAGCTGGAAATCCAGGACTCCGATTTTGACGGATTGCTGCTGGCGCTGGATACGGGGAAAGTGGACTTTGTCATTTCCGGCATGAATCCGACCGAGGATCGCAAACAGCAGGTCGATTTTTCGGACATTTACTATAATGCATCGCAAGGCGTACTCGTCAAAAAAGAGGCCGCCGATCAGTTCAAGACGCCGGCGGATCTGGAAGGCAAGAAGATCGGCGTGCAAAAGGGTTCCATCCAGGAAGGATTGGCCCAGGAAATCGAAGGCGCAACGCTCACCTCGCTCGCTAAAATCCCGGAGCTCGTCATGGAGCTGACGACCGGACGGGTGGACGCGATTATTCTCGAGCGGCCGGTTGCGGACCAATATGCGAGAACGCAGGCGGACACCGTCGTGTCGGATGTCGTCATCGAACAGCCTCCGGAAGAAACGGGCTTTGCGATCGCCGTCAAAAAAGGCAACACGGAGCTGCTTGACAGCATTAACGCCACGCTGAAACGCCTGATCGAGAACGGAGACATCGAACGCTTCGTCGTGGAAGCAAACGAACTGGCAGGAGAATAACGATCGGATGGAGCGGCGGTAATGGATTTTTCTTTCCTTCAGGACTATTGGCCCATGTTCGCGAAGGGGGCGTGGATGACGCTGAAGCTGTCGTTCTTCGGCGTTCTTCTCGGCACGCTGTTCGGCGTCCTCTTCGCGCTCATGCGCATTTCGCGGATCTGGATTCTTAAAGCGGTCGCCTCGATTTATATCGAGGTGATTCGGGGAACTCCTCTCTTGGTGCAAATTCTGGTCATCTATTACGGTCTTACCGAATTCGGCATCAACATGTCGGCTTTCATGGCCGGGGTAACGGCTCTTACGATCAACAGCGCCGCTTACATGGCGGAAGTGTTCCGGGCGGGAATTCAAGCGATCGACAAAGGACAGACGGAGGCGGCCCGCTCCCTCGGCATGCCCAAAGGCATGACGATGCGGTATATCGTGCTGCCCCAGGCTTTTCGCAATATGCTTCCCGCAATCGGCAACGAATTCATCATTATTCTAAAAGACTCCTCGCTCGTTTCTACGGTCGGAATCGCGGAATTGCTCTACAATGCACGCACTCTGCAAGGTTCGTTGTTTTTGCCCTTTGAACCGTTAATCGTCGTGTCCGTCTGTTATTTTGTCATGACTTTTACGCTATCGAAACTGCTCGGCGCGCTGGAGAGGAAGTTGAGTAACCGTGATTCAAGTTCAGGGATTAAAAAAATCTTTCGGAAAAAACGAGATTCTGAAAGGCATCGACTATGAGATCCGCGGCGGCGAGGTTGTCGTCATTATCGGACCGAGCGGCTCCGGAAAGAGTACCTTTCTGCGTTGCTTGAACCGTCTCGAGGAGCCGACCGCCGGCGTTATCCGGTTTCGCGGCCGCGAGGTAACGGGCAAGCAGTCGGATTTGAACGAAATTCGCCAGAAAATGGGCATGGTGTTTCAGCATTTCAACCTGTTTCCCCACATGAAAGTGATCGACAATCTTACGTTGGCCCCGCGAAAGCTGAAAAAGATGAAGCCGGCCGAAGCCGAGAGCGTCGCGCTCGATTTGCTGCGCGCGGTCGGGCTGGAGAACAAGAAAGATGTTTATCCCGACAGCCTGTCGGGCGGCCAGAAGCAGCGGATCGCCATTGCGCGAGCGCTCGCGATGCAGCCGGACGTGATTTTGTTCGACGAGCCCACGTCGGCCCTCGATCCCGAGATGGTCGGCGAAGTGCTGGACGTCATGAAAGGCTTGGCCGAGCGGGGCATGACGATGGTCATCGTTACGCACGAAATGGGATTCGCGCGCGAGGTCGGCGACCGGCTGCTGTTCATGGACGGCGGTCTCATCGTGGAAGAGGGCGAGCCGAAGGCCGTATTCGCCGATCCCGCCCACGCGAGGACAAAGGAGTTTTTGTCCAAGATTTTGTAGCTCGAAAAATGGGTTCGGAAAACGGCCGGGAACGCGCACCCCGGCAAAGGCGATCTCATACTCTACATTGTATATTGTATACAAATCAAGGCGCGCAAAAGGAAGTGTTCCCGCTTGATATCGCAAACGCAAATGATGGAGAAGTCGGAACGGTACGGCGCCCGCAATTATCATCCGCTGCCCGTCGTCGTCGCCAGGGCGGAAAGGGTTTGGGTGGAGGATCCCGAAGGGAACCGTTACATGGACATGCTTAGCGCTTATTCCGCCCTGAATCAAGGGCATCGTCATCCGAAAATCATAAGGGCGCTCAAGGAGCAAGCCGACCGGGTGACGCTGACTTCCCGCGCCTTCCACAACGAAGCTCTGGGCAGCTTTTGCGAGAAGCTCGCCGCATATGCCGGAAAACCGAAAATTTTGACGATGAACACGGGAGCGGAAGCGGTGGAGACGGCAATCAAGGCCGTTCGGCGTTGGGCTTACCGCATCAAGGGCGTCCCCGCCGGGAAGGCGGACGTTATCGTTTGCGCCGGCAATTTTCACGGAAGAACGATAACGGCGACGTCCTTTTCTTCGACGGAAGAATACAAACGGGATTTCGGACCGTTTACGCCGGGCTTCACCGTCGTGCCCTACGGCGATCTTGCGGCGTTGGAACAAGCGATGACGCCGAATACGGCGGCTTTTCTCGTCGAGCCGATCCAGGGCGAAGCGGGCATCGTGATTCCGCCGGACGGATATCTCGCGGCCGCCTACGAGCTCTGCTCAAGCCGCAACGTTCTGTTCGTCGCGGATGAAATCCAGACGGGCTTCGGACGAACCGGCCGCAAGTTCGCCTGCGACTGGGAGGGCGTCGTCCCCGATGTGCTCGTGATGGGCAAAGCGCTCGGCGGCGGCGTCATGCCGATTTCCGCCGTAGCGGCGAACGACGAAATCATGGGCGTTTTCGAGCCCGGGTCGCATGGCTCCACCTTCGGCGGCAACCCGCTTGCCTGCGCGGTCGCGACCGCCGCCCTGGAAGTGACGGAGGAGGAAGGGCTGGCTGAACGGTCGGAGCGGCTGGGGAATTTTTTTATCGAACGGTTAAGGGAGTTGCGCAGCGAGAACATCCGCGAAGTCCGGGGACGGGGGCTGTTTATCGGAGTGGAGCTGTACGGCGAGGCGCGTCCCTATTGCGAGAAGCTGATGGCTCGCGGCTTGCTGTGCAAGGAAACCCACGAAACGACCATTCGCTTTGCTCCCCCCTCGTCATCGAACAGCAAGAGATCGAATGGGCTTTGGAAAAAATCCGGGAGGTGCTGAGCGATGGCGATTGAAAAAACGGCGGCAAGCGATCCGTCCGCATGGGCCGGCACGGACGCCCGGGAGAAAAAAGTCCGTCTTATACGCGTGCCGTTTTGGCTGGGAGGAGGCCGTTCGGGCGTCGAGTTCGGACCGGAAAGCATCATGAAAGCCGGTTTGCTGGCGCAATTGAAAACGATCGGCATTCGGCTCGTCGGCGACAGCGAGGTCGAATGTCCGAGACATCCGCTGCAGGAAGCGGGAGAAGGCAAGGTGAAATATTTGCCCGAGGTGCGCGAAATGAGCCGGCAGGTCAGCGAACACGTGTCTAAAGCCGTCTCCGCGAATTTTTTCCCGCTTATTCTCGGCGGGGATCACAGCATCTCCATCGGCTCGCTTGCCGGGCTGACGCAGCATCGCCGCAATCTCGGCGTCATCTGGTTCGACGCTCATTGCGATATCAATACGGAGGAAACGACCCCCTCCGGCAACATGCACGGCATGCCTCTCGCCGTTGCCCTCGGCAAGTCCAGGTTCAAGCTGTCCGATATTCCGAACGCTTCGCTGATCGGCAAGGAGAAGCTTGTCATTGTCGGGGCGAGGGATATCGACGAAGGCGAAAAGGAACTGATCCGCTCGGAAGGCATCGCCTGTTTCACGATGCACGATATCGACCGTTTCGGCATGAGGGCCGTCGTCGAGAAAGCGATAGCCATCGCCTGCGAGGGAACGGACGGCGTTCATGTAAGCTTCGATATGGATTGCCTCGATCCGCTCGAAGCGCCCGGGGTGGGAACGCCGGTTCCGGGAGGAATCAATTACCGGGAGGCGCATTTTGCGATGGAAATGCTGGCCGAAACCGGTCGGGTGACGTCGATGGATCTGGTGGAGGTGAATGCCGTCCTGGATTACAATCGGCGAACGTCCCGATTGGGCGTGGAGCTGATCGCTTCCTTGCTCGGCAAACGAATTTTGTGACAAGCGCAGCCTCAAGCCCGCAGCAGCGGGGGAGCGGCGGCTGGATTTTTTATGGAACATTCATGATGGAAGCCGGCGAACAAAGGAGCATTTTGACGAAAGTTCTTAATAAATAAGATATGGATACGCAAGTTATTGTTGAAATGTAAAGTCGATGTTATACTACCTAACAAAATATAATATACAAAATATAGTATATGGTATTTTGTATATTATATACATAGACAAGCGCAGATGACGGGATTTGGAGGGATGAAGGATGACATAGATGGGTTTTGCAGCTGGAGAACGTCTTCTAATCTATCATTCGTCGTCATAATAAAAAAGGAGGAACACCATGTTCAAGAAGAAGGCGACCAACAAACTGGTTTCCCTGCTGATGGCGCTCCTGCTGCTGTTCTCCGCGGCAGCTCCGACGGTCTTCGCAGAGGAAACGAACGGAACGGAGGCAAGTTCCGTTGCCGAGTCCGTCTATGCGACGGAAACCGGCGAATCGGAAATTTCGCTTGCCGCCCAGGCGGAAACCTCGCTGCTGCCCGGTTCCCCGGGGTATTTGGCTTACGAGTTCCTGGAATATTTGTCTTCGACAATCGGCACGCGCGTCGCCGGCAGCGTCCAGGACGTCTACGCCCGGGATTATATCGCGGAGCAATTTGCCGCGATGGGGTTGGACGTTGCGAGACAGGATTTCAGCTACACCCGTTCGGGCACGACGGTGCAAACGCAGAATATTGTCGCAACGAAGCCCGGCGCTTCCCCTAAAGTCCTGATTGTCGGAGCGCATTTCGATTCCGTCAGCGCCGGAAAGGGAACGGACGACAACGCTTCGGGCGTAGCCGTCATGCTCGAGACGGCGAAAAACGTAGCGCAGCTGCCGACGCCGTACACGGTCAAGTTCGTCGCATTCGGGGCCGAGGAGCAAGGCTTGCGCGGGTCGAATTATTACGTTTCCCAGATGAGCGACGAGGACAAGAAAAACACGGTCGCCATGATCAATCTTGACAGCCTGGCCGTCGGCGATCACATGTATATTTACGGCGGGGCCGGCGAGCAAGGCTTCGTGCGCGATCAGGGGCTTGCCATTGCGGAGCGCCTCGGCTTGAACCTTCAAACGAACCCGGGGATCAATCCCGATTATCCGGCCGGAACGACGGGAGACTGGAGCGACCATGCCCCGTTCAAAAGAGCCGGCATCCCTTATGGCTACCTTGAAGCAACCAACTGGACGCTGGGGGATTTGGACGGGTACACGCAAACCGAGCAGGACGGGGAAATTTGGCATACGCCCAAGGATAATCTCGAGTACATTTCCGCCAACTATCCCGGACGAATCGAAGAGCGGTTAAGCACGTTTACGCAAGTTTTGACCCATCTCGTGCTGGAGCTCGAGGTTCCGGTTCAGGAACTGCAAGTAAGCACCGACAAGGCGTCCATGACCGAAAAACGGACCATCGACGTCGAATTCCAACTGCTCAACGCCTCGACCTTGAACGATTTGCAATGGACGTTCGGAGGCAAGCCGCTGTCGGAATGGAAAAGCTGGAGCACCTCTCCCTCTCCCGCCGGCTATAACGGAGCTCCATTCATTTATTTGGAGGAGCCGCCGACCGTTAACGGAACGACGGTAACCGCGAAGGTCACCTTCGACTTGGTCTACGGGACAAGCAATCTGTCCGGATCCTTCCGTTCCCGGTATCCGGCGCTCATCGGAACGTACGATCTGGCCGTGCTTGACGGCGCAGGGGAAACGATCGCCAAAGCCCCCGTCAAGCTGAACGTATACGACGATTACCATACGTACGACGAGATCAAGCCGGCGATCGACGCCATTGCCGAAAGCCCCGACCGGGTGGACGGACGGTATGCGGAGTACAAAGTCATCGGCAAGTCCGGCCAGGGCCGCGATATCCACTTCTCGATCGTGGCCAGGGACAAAGCATCGGTCGACCAGTATTTGAACGAAACGATGCCGATGATGCTCAATAACCCGGAAGCCCTTCAGGAGAAAGTAAAAAGCGGTTCGCTCGGCGACTATAAAGTGCCGATCTGGATCAACAATATCCATCCCGACGAAGCGCCGGGCGTGGACGCCATCATTACGATGTTCGATACGCTGCTTACCGATGAATACGTAACGTACGAAACGACGGACGCTTCCGGCACTCCGCAAACGGTTGTGCTGGACATCGACAAGGCGCTCGACAACGTCATTTTCCTGCTCGATTATACGGAAAACCCGGACGGACGCTATTTGAACACCCGCGCGAATGCGGCCGGATTCGACCTCAACCGGGATAACTCCTATCAGACGCAGCCGGAAACGCAACAGGTGATGGAAGAGCTCGCCAAGTGGACGCCGCTCAGCTTCCTGGATCTGCACGGTTTTGTCGGCGAATTCCTGATCGAGCCATGCACGCCGCCGCACGATCCCAATTTCGAATACGACCTGCTGATCGACAACATGCTGGAGCAGGCGAACGCGATGGGCCGGGCCGGGGTGGCCAACACGAAGTACGATTCCTATTTGATTCCGTACGAAGAGCATCAAAGGGGAACGGATTCCGGCTATGCAACCGGCTGGGACGACGCTTCCCCGGCTTATACCGCCGTATTCGCCATGCACCACGGCGCGCTGGGTCACACGATCGAAATTCCGGAGCTGAACCAGGATTCCGCGGATGCCCTATATTACACGCTTCTGGCCGCGACGAATTACGTCGTGGAAAATAAGGACAAGCTTTTCCTGAATCAGCTTGAAGTGTTCAAGCGGGGCATCGAAAACGAAGACAACCGTAACGTCGACCAATATCTGATCAACGCTTCCGACGAAGTAATCGGTCGCCCGAGAGGCGAGCACGAAAACTTCTTCCCGGAATATTACGTCCTCCCGGTTAACTCCGAGCTGCAGAAGAATCCCGTGGAGGTTTATAAAATGGTGCAGTACCTGCTTCGAAACGGAGTCAAGGTCGAACAAACGATCGAGCCCGTCGCGTTGGAGGGCGTTCCCTATCCGGCCGGTACCTATGTCGTCAACATGCATCAGGCGAAACGCGGGTTTGCGAACCTTGTGCTGTACGACGGGATCGACGTTTCCGATTTTTCGGCGATGTATTCGGACATCATTCAGGATTTTCCGGTAATGAGAGGCTTTGATCTCGTCGCGGTTCGTCAATCGGGCGTATTTTCGGGAAGGACGAGCCAGGTGAACGCCGTATCCGTTCCGGAAACGTCTTTCCCCGGCAACTCGACGCATTACATTATCCGCAACAACGGCAACGCGGCCATTCAAGCGGTCAACGAATTGATCGCGGCCGGCAAATCCGTTACGCTTCTGAGCGAGGGCGGGGAAGGATACGAAAAGGGCGACTTCCTCGTATCCTATGCGAACTTGAAGGGTCTGAAAGCGAAATATTTGCTGACTCTCGTTCCGTTTCCGGATGACGGAGGCAAAGAAGGCAAAGTGCTGAAGGCGCCCGTCGTGGGCACTTCCGACCGGGTAACCGATTTCGTGCTCAGACAGCTCGGATTCACCGTTTCCTCCGACGCGTCTGCAAGCGGCGTATTGGTCAATTCGGTCAACAAGAACGAAATTCTGGCCGGCAAGCCGTACGTCGGCTTCGGCAGAACGGGCATGAACGCCTTGAGGAACAACAGTCTGCTGACGGAGGAAGGATTCGCCTTCACCTCCCAAAGCTCGTACGAAGGGCTGTACAAAGCCGTTTTCGCCCAGGACAACGTCATCACGGCGCCATACGCGGAAACCGATTATTTGTACACGAACACCGGCTCATACATTACCTCTTTGCCGGAAGGCGCAATCGAACTGGCGCGGATCGGAGACGGCGAAGATTTCTTCAAGGCCGGCTGGTGGCCGACCCGCGACAATGCGAAAGGACAATATGCAGGCTTCCTGTATAAGCAAAACGGCCTTAACATTACCGTATTCGCTTCCGATTCCTTGAACAAGGATCATCCGCAAGCCCAGTTCCGCCTGCTGGCCAATGCCATCTACGCCGCGGCTCCGGAGCTTGGGGAAAACGAAACGATGGACGACGGCGTGACGGAACGCCCGTACAATTATAATCCGATTCCGACGAATCCGGGCACGCCGACGAGTCCGGAAACGCCTGCGGATCCGGAAGCGCCGGCCGAGCCGGAAACGCCGACCGACCCCGGAACGCCTGAGCCGCCCGAGTTCAACGATCTGGACTCCGTGCCTTGGGCCGCGGACGCCATCTTGGAACTTGCGGCCAAAGGCATCGTGAACGGAGTCGGCGACGGCACCTTCGCGCCTCAACGCGAAGTCACCCGCGCCGAATTCCTGGCGATGCTGATTCGGGCATTCGATCTGCTGGACGAAGAGGCAACCGTATCGTTCGGCGACGTGAGCTCGTCTTCGTGGAGCTATCCGTATATCGCCTCGGCGGTCAAGCTCGGCCTGGTTCAAGGGGTAGGCGGAGGCAAGTTCGATCCGGCCCGTCCGATTACCCGCGAGGAAATAACCGTAATGGCGGCCAACGTCCTGAAGTTTGTCGCCGGCGCGCAAACAGCCGACGGCGAAGCCGCGCTGAGCAAGTTCAAGGACGGCGGCAGCATCGCTTCCTTCGCCAAAGAAGCCGTCGCGCTTCTGACGGAGAACGGCGTCATTACCGGCGTCGGCGCGGACCTGTTCCTGCCGAAAGGCGTGGCAAGCAGAGCCCAGGCTGCCGTCGTGATCAGCCGACTGCTGAACCTGAAGCTGTAAAGTCCCGAAAGCGGCCCGCGGGCTCGATAGGCGGCCGGCAGCGAATAATAGGGAAAAATAAAGAAACGGCGGCGCTTGGGAGCTTTCCCGGCGCCGCCGTTTCATTTGAACAGATATTTTGAAGCTTTGCGGGCCGGAAATCCGGCCGTTCGGTCTGCTTCTCAGGACGCCGATACTTCGACCGCTCCCGAAAATTGCTCCATATATTGCTCCAGCGTAACGCCTTGCTCCATGACGTCCCGAGCGATTTCCTTGCCGACGTAACGGATATGCCAAGGCTCGTACGTGTAGCCCGTAATATCCTCCGTGCCTTTCAAATACCGGATAATAAAGCCGTAATCCGCGGCATGCTCCTTCAGCCACTGGCCTTCCTTCGTGTCGCCGAACGATGTTTCCAGCGCGTAGCCGGCGCTTTTGCTGGATACGTCCATCGCGAGCCCCGTTTGATGCTCGCTCTGGCCGGGCTTCGCGCTTGTCCGGTTCGCGACTTCCTCGCCTTTCTGCTCGGCGTTGCGCTCGAAGATCGATTTTTGCGTCGCGTACGAGCGATATCCGGATACGGCTTTAAGCTCGATGCCGTCCGCCTCCGCTCCCGCGAACAGCTCCTCCAGCGCTTCGGCCGCCGGCTTGCGAAGCTTCTTCTTCGGCGAATCGCCGGAGAACGAAAACGCGACGTCCGGAACGACGAGGTCGTCCGGCACGTAGTCCGACGGCAGGTTTCGCTTTTTGTTGACGAGCACGAGGAGGCTGGATTCGTTGGTTACGACCGCCAGGCCGTCGTTTCCGGTCGCGATCGTCGCGTCCGGCGCGTTCTCGCGGAGCATAGCTTCGACGGCCTCCGAGAGCGAGCCGCCTGCGGACGTTTGCGTATCGCCGTCCGAGCCGGCTTGTCCGCCGCCGGCTTGTTCTTCCCCGGCCGTAGCGCCGGATCCCGGGGAAGCCGCCGGCCCTTCCGTCGCCGCGCCGTCAGCCGTTCCCGACGGAGCCGCCGAACCTCCGGTTTGCGCCGGCTTGGAAGACGGCGCCGTTTCCGAAACGCTTCCCCATACGTTCCATTTGCCGTATTCGGACGCTCCCCAAATGCCGGCGGCCACGACCACCGCGAGAATGCCCCATTGTCTAAGTTTCATTAAATTCGCCTCCAAAGAAATGACGACCAAGCGACCGTACAAGTTGCATGCATGTGTCGAATGATAGCCGAAAAAAGCGAAAAAGAAAAGGGCCGAATAGCGCAATTCCTGCCAGTTTGGCCGAAACGGCGGAATTTGAAACAACAAAGCCCGAGAGCCGCTTCGTTTCGGCTTCGGGCTTATCCGCTTATATCCATTTCTCGGCCCAGATTTGGATCGAGTTGGTCACGTCTTCAAGGTCTTGACCCTTTTCGGTTAATTCATACTCGATTCGCACGGGCATTTCGGGATAAACGGTTCGTTTGACGATTCCGAGCGATTCCAGCTCCTTCATGCGGTCGGTCAGCATTTTGTCGCTCATATCGGGGATTTGTTCCTTGATATCCTTGAACCGTTTCGGACCTCCCATCAGTACGCGAATGATGAGCCCCGTCCACTTCTTGCCGAGCAATTCCGCGGCGGCTTCGTACTTGGGGCACATTTTGGAGTAGTCCATCCGAATCCCCCCTCTCTTTAGGCATTATAGCATATCCATCACCGAAAAGAAAGAAGATACAATACAACGAATATTAACTTAACAAAAGTTAGTAAATGCCGATCGGAATTAAATCCGAACGAGCGCGAGGCCTGCCATCAAAAGCAAAAAGGCGACGCGCTGGAGGGGACCGAGCTTTTCCTTGAAAATCAGCAACGAGCCCAGCGCGACGACGAGGCTGTTCGTGGCGAAAATCGGCGCGACGAGGTGGGAGGGGCCTGCCAGCAGAGCGGCCGAATACAATTGCAAGCCTCCGTACGAGCCTATTCCCGCCGCCAGCCCCCATGCAAGTCCCGTCCGAACGGAGGATGAGCCGAAAGACGCGGCGGCGCTTCGGCCTGCGGAGCTCCGTCTCGAACCTGCGGCCGTCGCGGCGGCAAACCAGAGAAACGACAGCAAGTACCCCGACCATAGCACGGACGCATTGTCGAGTCCCATTTCCGCCGTTACCTTGAGCCCTCCGTTGCGGAACGCGAACAAAAGCGTGGCCGCGATCACGAGCGCGAACCAGCGCTTGCCGGCTTCGGCGCTCGCTGCTCCGGGCTTTACGGACAGCAAGACGACGGCGGCAAGCAAGGAAACGACGCCGGCGATGCCGGCCAAGCTTACGGCTTCTTCGTAAAAGAAGGCGCCCATCGCGACGACAAGAACGATGTTGCTGTTGGTAAGAGGCGAAGTGAGACTGGCGGGGCCGCAATCCAGCGCCTTCATGAACAGCAGGTTTCCCCAGGCCGAACCCAGCCCGATGACGGCGCCGGCGATCCATATGCGGTAATCGAACGGGGTCCAACCGCCGGAACCGGCGGCTTGAAGCCAAAAGCCGCAAGTGCCGGAAGCGTACAAGCCAAGCAGCATGGCGGTCGTCGAGCCCCGCCGCATTTGACTGACCTTCATGAACAACCCGGCCAACCCGAACACGAGCGCGCTGCCTACGGCAAGCGTAAACCACCACACGACAAGATCACCTTTCCGGGTTGCGATTCACTTTCGATAGGAGCTTTGTCATACAAATGAAATGTGACTGTTACGATTTTGTCGTATTCCGGGGCTATAATGAACCTCAAGACCCCCTTTTTCATTTCTTGACGAGCCTGTCTGCCTGGACGGGTTCTTTTTTTTGGGAATAAGGTTACAGAGCGACGACGACTTTGCTTTTTTGACGATAATAGACCCAGCGGGAAAACCCGATTTCCTTGAGCCGCTTGCGGACTTCCTCCCATTCGTCCCCGACCCGCTTCGGCACGTGGGCGTCCGAACCGAACGTAACGTCGACCCCGAAATGCAGCGCCCGTTCCAAAATTTCGTCGGAAGGATACCAGCCGCCGCAATCCTTCGTCTTTCCGCTTGTGTTGATTTCGATGGCGATATCGTGCTCGGCGACGGCTTTCAGCGCCTCGTCGATTTCCTTTTTCGCGCCGGGAATTTCGGAAAATACCGGGTAGTAGCCTTTCATCGCGTCGATATGGCCGAGCGCCTGGAACAGGCCGCTTTTGGCCGAGTGGCGGATGAGTTCGTAGTAGTGGCGTTTTTCCTCCGTTTTTCGCGCTTCGTCCAGGTTCTTCCAGCGGTTTCGGTTAAAAATGCTGACGCCCCTCGTTTGGTGCACCGAGCCGATAATATAGTCGAACGGGTAGGGGGCGTAGCTCGAGCGATACAAGTCGATCTGATCGGGATAAAAGTCCGACTCCACGCCGAGCAGCACTTCGATTTTTCCTTCGTATCGTTTTTTGAGCTCCAGCACTTCCTTGACGTAGTTCGGGAATTCGCTTTTGGCCATGCAAATGCCGGGCTGGGGGTGATCTTCCTCTCTTGCGAAATAAGGCGAATGGTCGGAAATTCCGATGGCCGAAAGACCGGCTTCAATCGCCGCTTCGATGTAATCCTCGATAGTGCCCTCGGCGTGGCCGCAGCGGTAATGGTGGGTGTGCAGATCGAATTTTTCCATCCGAATTCCTCCTTGAAATGAGCGCTTGTTATTCGCTGCCGATAAATTGATCTTCCGGCATGCCCTTCAAATCGCTAATAAATTGCCGCATCGCGCTGTTCATGTAACGACCCGATTTCGTGATGACCCCGACCGGGTGGGTGGCGTCGAATTCCCGCACCGCGATCATCTTCAGGCTTCCCCGCTTCAATTCGGCGGCGATGGAAAGCTTGGAGACGACGGCGGCGCCGAGGTTGAGCTCGGCCATCCGCTTCACTTCCTCGCTGCTGCCGAGCTCCATCACGACGTTCGGCTGAATATGGTATGCGCCGAAAACCCGGTCGACAAACCTGCGGCCTTGCGTGTCCGGGGAGAGCAGAATCATCGGCACGTCCTTCAGCATGCCCACGTTGATGACGTCGAAGGATGCGAGCGGATGATCCGGAGAGACGACGAGCTCGAACGTATCGTAGTAGAGCGTCGACGTTTCCACTTGCGCGCTTCGCTCCGACAAGTAGCCGATTCCGACGTCGATCGTCCCGTTTTCCACGCTCGCAAGCACTTGAGACGAGGGCATGGACATAATCGTCGTCTTGATCAGCGGAAACTGGTTTTGAAAATAAGAAAGGACGCGGGGCAAAATTTGGATGGCGATCGAGGCGGTCGTGCCGAGCACGATATGCCCTTG
Coding sequences within it:
- a CDS encoding M15 family metallopeptidase, producing the protein MKLRQWGILAVVVAAGIWGASEYGKWNVWGSVSETAPSSKPAQTGGSAAPSGTADGAATEGPAASPGSGATAGEEQAGGGQAGSDGDTQTSAGGSLSEAVEAMLRENAPDATIATGNDGLAVVTNESSLLVLVNKKRNLPSDYVPDDLVVPDVAFSFSGDSPKKKLRKPAAEALEELFAGAEADGIELKAVSGYRSYATQKSIFERNAEQKGEEVANRTSAKPGQSEHQTGLAMDVSSKSAGYALETSFGDTKEGQWLKEHAADYGFIIRYLKGTEDITGYTYEPWHIRYVGKEIARDVMEQGVTLEQYMEQFSGAVEVSAS
- a CDS encoding winged helix-turn-helix transcriptional regulator; amino-acid sequence: MDYSKMCPKYEAAAELLGKKWTGLIIRVLMGGPKRFKDIKEQIPDMSDKMLTDRMKELESLGIVKRTVYPEMPVRIEYELTEKGQDLEDVTNSIQIWAEKWI
- a CDS encoding EamA family transporter, giving the protein MWWFTLAVGSALVFGLAGLFMKVSQMRRGSTTAMLLGLYASGTCGFWLQAAGSGGWTPFDYRIWIAGAVIGLGSAWGNLLFMKALDCGPASLTSPLTNSNIVLVVAMGAFFYEEAVSLAGIAGVVSLLAAVVLLSVKPGAASAEAGKRWFALVIAATLLFAFRNGGLKVTAEMGLDNASVLWSGYLLSFLWFAAATAAGSRRSSAGRSAAASFGSSSVRTGLAWGLAAGIGSYGGLQLYSAALLAGPSHLVAPIFATNSLVVALGSLLIFKEKLGPLQRVAFLLLMAGLALVRI
- a CDS encoding histidinol-phosphatase, producing MEKFDLHTHHYRCGHAEGTIEDYIEAAIEAGLSAIGISDHSPYFAREEDHPQPGICMAKSEFPNYVKEVLELKKRYEGKIEVLLGVESDFYPDQIDLYRSSYAPYPFDYIIGSVHQTRGVSIFNRNRWKNLDEARKTEEKRHYYELIRHSAKSGLFQALGHIDAMKGYYPVFSEIPGAKKEIDEALKAVAEHDIAIEINTSGKTKDCGGWYPSDEILERALHFGVDVTFGSDAHVPKRVGDEWEEVRKRLKEIGFSRWVYYRQKSKVVVAL
- a CDS encoding LysR family transcriptional regulator, translating into MNISQLETMLTISKTLSFRKAGEWLNLTQPAVSAQIKSLEDEFKVVLVDRNHPVALTDRGKVFLEHAERILAIVEELKQKLADLDHIPQGHIVLGTTASIAIQILPRVLSYFQNQFPLIKTTIMSMPSSQVLASVENGTIDVGIGYLSERSAQVETSTLYYDTFELVVSPDHPLASFDVINVGMLKDVPMILLSPDTQGRRFVDRVFGAYHIQPNVVMELGSSEEVKRMAELNLGAAVVSKLSIAAELKRGSLKMIAVREFDATHPVGVITKSGRYMNSAMRQFISDLKGMPEDQFIGSE